In the genome of Dromiciops gliroides isolate mDroGli1 chromosome 1, mDroGli1.pri, whole genome shotgun sequence, the window gttctttctctgtaggagGATTTGTGAGAAAATcatgggttttgggatgcccagaggccccccccccccaccttggaggggataatattaagattgattggattgattttactgattaactcacttgaagttgacttggttgaaaccacacctacctgagggcctggccctcagagggtgtgtttTTTGAGTTCTGACCTTGGCAccttctgctcatggaccaccctcaagtccagtgaaccaatggatttgggtgatgctggccaattagcttggagcagtgtgtagggactACCTCTCATCTGGACCCGCAGGAAGCTTCTGCTTACAGAGGGATAGGAACTTccctttttggcctgagacttgtAGATGGTggcacctttttctctctcctcctctatcctagctaggctttcctaactttctgagccatgtgctatctctctttactaatatctaatatactttaataaatgcttaatgccccaaaactggtgctaaagcttctaatttataagtagcaatatattagaaaccccagctaattttccccaaacttgggatagaaataaggagaccacatataattttactcgTCACAGACTGCAATTttcaagtccttcagagttatactggatcattgcattgctgaaaataaccatgtttttcccagcagatcatcttttttttttttttttatggggcaatgggagttaagtgacttgcccagtcacacacctagtaagccagcagatcatcttacactattactattattttgtatacagtgcatttcactctgcttcagttcatgtaggtctttccaaggtttctgatagcatcctgttcatgataacttttatatagtaccttaaacttgacaaagaattttcttcacaatagcccagcaaagtaccatatgttttgccattataatcaatcatcataactgtttccttccttcctattcccttcccatgatatttattctattttctatattcttttaccctattccttctcaaaagtattgcttctgactgcccctttcctgttctgctctcccttctttcaccttccctccttatccccttcccctcctactttcctgaagggttagatagattaatccagacaattgggtgtgtatgttattatctccttgagccaactctgatgagattaaggtttctgagctaattctgatgtatATAAttctccttcacttccccacacctcccccatctcttcccccactccatatgcccttttcctgcttctttcatgtgagatttcaccccattctgccactcccctattccctccccccgtgtattcctctcccttctcaattttaccccaaagatgtcatgatggggaagctagatgacacagtagacaaaacacccaccctggacccaggaagatccaaatctggcctcagacacaagacactcatcaaccctgactgccctccccccgccccccaaaaaagagaaacaaacaaaaaatgctttacaggtatcatgctttcataatcaattcccacctgtgccctctgtctaaatttatttttatcatctgccctaatactcagaaggttcttatgatttagacatatcatcttcccatgtagaaatagaaacagttcaaccttttaacatctctcatgatttcttttcctgcttacctttttaagcttctctagggtcttgcatttgaaaagtcaaattttctatttggtttaggtcttttcatcacaaatatctgaaagtcctctttttcattgaagtcccatttttcaccctgaaagattatactcagttttgctgggtaggtgatttttggttgtaatcccacttcctttgccctctggaatatcatatcccatgccctctggtcctttaatgtaaaagttgctagatcctgtgctatccttaccgtggctccacaatatttgaattgcttctttctggctgcttgacctgggagctctagaatttggctatgatattcctgggagttttccttttgggacctttttcaggaggtgatcagtggattctttcaatttctattttaccttctgcttctataatattagggcaattttccctgacaatttcctggaatatgatgtctaaggtctttccttgatcatggttttcaggtagtctaataattttcaaattatctctcctgaatctatttcccaggccagctgttttttttccaaggagatatttcacgttgccctctatttttttaattcatttggatttgctttattgtgtcttggtttctcataaagtcactagcttctatttgttcaatcttatttcttaggtaattattttcatcagagagcttttgtatctccttttccatttggcttttcaaacttttgacttttttctcatgtctttcctgcatcaccctcatttttctttccattttttcctctacctttctaactttaatgtcaaagtcctttttgagtgcctcttgGACccgagatcaattcatatttttcttgtaagctttagATGTacgggccctgatgttgctatcctcttctgagggtgtaccatgatcttccttgtcactaaaaaaagCTTTCTATGATTTGCAActttctttgtctgctcatcCTGCCCGTCTTTCATTTCACATTTAATTCCTtattagtgtggggtcctgcttccaggatttactgtcccaagcttcaggggttcacaggtgttatgatttaatgaagggcaggttcttcactcacctggcctgttctctggtccatagataagcccaggccaacttgccaatcaaccaggcagcaaaactttttgtgctgtggttgttagctctgatgagcctgcacccctccccaacctgggctgccaccactcaaaggtttcttcctggttacTTGCtagggtaggacatccaaatccccccttagtTCCTGTATCACCCCCATAGACTCCCCCCTGGCCAATCATTCAACCCTCTCacaagactgtgagcttagttcaaGAAGATGCCAGCACTGCAGCTGTTTCAGAGACTCCAGGGTCAGTTTCTCTTGCACAGTTTACCCGGGACTGAATCTGTGTTGGTGCGATCATGGGGCTGAACTTTACTCCCAGCCCAGCTCCCCATTTTGCCAAActtccaagttgtctttggctagaaaataatctcggccatatttttgtgggttctgttgctccaggagttgttttttggctgtgtttggagtttttggaggagtaattgtgtcaggaagtctaagtgtttactgcctttccttcaccCTCTTGGCTCTACCTGAACAGGCGATTTTCAAAGAAATCCAAGATATAAATAATCTTATAAAATCACCAAtaatcactaatagagaaatgaaaattacagCAGCTTTAAGATTCCACtttacacccatcagattggcaagaaggacaaaagagaaaatgacaactgttggaggggctgtgggaaaacagataAACTAGTATCCTGTTGGGTGGAGCTGTGTATTGCCCTACCccttctagaaagcaatttgaaactatatccCCCAAGTTCctaaattgtgtatacccttggATTCAAGTATAATGACACTAGGTCTATAATCCACATAgatcaaaaagagaaaggagttaAGTGTACAAAACATGTAGCTGTTCTTTTTATGGTAGCCACAAACTGATGAAGtaaaatgatgaagtatactCCTTTCCCAGTTGCTCAATGTAGCTgtaattcattcatccatccatccattcattcattcattcattcattcattcattcattcattcatccattcctttatttttttgtgggtcaaggagggttaagtgacttgcccaaggtcacacaggtagtaagtgtcaagtgtctgaagctggatttgaactcaggtcctcctgaatacagggctggtatattatccactgtgccacctagctgcccaatccagCTGCAATTTAAAATACTACTGTTATATCTTTATGATGTTCTCCCTTCCATGCAGGTGTAAactaattttccccaaaacttttaaaatctgtcatcaattttcccctaagaaagACATTTTGTGTAGTTTACTTAGAGGTTCATTTTctcattgttgtttgtctttcactCTTGAAGAccaccatgacatcagggtgatagtACGacgcactgaattggatttaagtgaaggagggctgtgcaaggtcaccaacctcactctctcctccagaaccatctgggtccagtggcaagatatacatcaggacgactggagatggccctggatatttgaggcaatcagggttaagtgacttgcccagggttacacagctagtaagtgtcaagtgtctgaggcaggatttgaactcatgttctcctgactccagggccaatgctatatccactgagccacctacctgcctatttttttttttttatataaacagTGATAAACCTCACATACACTTAATATTGCTactaatcaacaagaatttattaagcagttaccaTTTGCCAGGTATTATTACAGAGTAAGGtggaaaacaattaaaataattttaataatattatgaaattataGGTTTGTACTCAAAGGATACCTTTTAACTTatcaagttcaaatatggcaatAAATCCTACTAAAGCATGAAAAAATCAAACTTTTTTGAGCAACCAtactataaaatttcccttattaTATGTCAAGTTAAGGCTTAATCAATATGGTAAGAATTataatgtcaggggcagctaggggttgcagtggataaagcactggccctggattcaggaggacctgagttaaaatccagcctcagacacttgacacttactagctgtgtgagtcacttaaccctcactgccccaccaaaaaaaaaaaaattgagaattatGTCAACTAAATAACATAATCATTGTTAACTATTATTTTGAtagttataaatatatagatattaaACAGAAAAATCTTATGTAATAGTACTTTTAATTATTAGATAGTataacatatttatgtatttcctaataagatagtaataataaaagcaaaactACCACAAAGATACAGCAAAGAATTTTTGAATtctaataaaattgaaatgattCTATATTCTTTATAACTTATAagtatgttgtttaaaaaaaaaagcttctgagagtatatttttaaaaagcaagtcaAAGTACTAACCATTCTCGGTCACCTGGATTAATAGCAACTAAGGATCCTCTATCCCAAATCCTGTCAAATTTGCCAACATCAGCcctacaagttaaaaaaaaataataatttttaatggaAGGGGAAGTTtgtaagttacagagaagtttATTTATATTAGTGCAGGGCAATTCCACATCAGAAGTTCAACCTCAATCCCCACATCAGAAGCTCTACCTCAATCCCCAAAAGGGTGGATGGAGGTTGGGGGGAGACACAGGAGAGGACACCACAGGAAAACAAGTCCAGAaagattagattatttttttttaattaatgtttttctCTTGGGGCTAATGCTGTAATTTCATCATAGAGTTAGTGGTATCCTAGTTCTTCCCAAACCACCTCTAACCTATATTAAAAGGGTTCTATAAAGCCAGGGAATAGAGGAATGATCAAGGAAATTGttaccctcttcttcttctttttttttaaaggaacaacaTCATCAAGGTCAGGGTTCTCATGATTTTGGGAAAGTAAGGAAGGAACCCTGCAGAAGGACAGCTCTGCTCCTATTCCCTATTTAACTGCAGTTCAGGATTCTACAGGAAGTTATCAGCAGGGagatctcttccccttcttcactAGTAAGTTCTATGTTGGTTAAAGGTCCAGGTATTAGGTGGAAGAGCTTGTACAGCTCAGGGTCATAACAATTTTTTCCCAAAGATGAAGGTTTTAAGTCAACGTCACAGGTACTAGTTAGGTATAATGAAGATATCTGTAcctataatgaaaaaataaaccaatggaagtaaaaataaaacagatcctCTCTGTGGACTATAGTAAATATCTAGCCCAGATGAAAAGACCTAACAAGTCTTTTTTGCCTGGCATGTGATTGCAGATATATAATTTATTCTTACCTGGGAAGGTCAAAAATACTGCAACAGTATAAAGTGATAGTCCCTGATGAGCTCtgaaacaacagaaagaaaaattcagaaagaaaaatacttcatgggtaatcagaaaaaaaagggaaggtgaAAATACAGAAAAGCTGGTgaacagagagagaatgataaaattaaaggaagaataaaaggattaaatattttttaaaaatctctacaaTACAGCTTTATCATAGTCTGCTTTAATAGTTTCTCATTTCAGCATAAAAGATATTTGTCCTAGGTGTATTAAAAGATTAGTTCACAGATGTACATTAATCTAGGTACATCATGATATATCATTCATTTCCGAACTTCCTGCAATTCTAAGGATACTtgccatctctgacattctgatTCTGTTAAGAATATACAAaggtgggggcagttagatggcacagtggataaagcactagctggcctcagacacttgacacttactagctgtgtgaccctgggcaagtcatttaaccctcattgccctgtttaaaaaaaataaaaagaatatacaaaGGTAAATTTGTTTGCCAAAAGGCAAACTGAAACCTTGAGGATTTTCTGAAGTCTTTCACTGAAAGATAGTATTATTCTAACTCCCTTTTGGCTGATGTAAGAGAATTTTCCCTAATACCTTCTACTTACCAACTACTggatatacaaaataataatctttgatgtttatattttaagatttgtgaagcacttcacacatattatcccatttgatcttgatgcagcggatagagtactgagcttagagtcaggaagacctgaattccaatctagcctcagatacttactagctgcatgaccctgggcaagtcacttaatctgtttatttcagtttcctcatctgtaaaatggggacaacaataGCATCtctctcacaaggttgttgtgaggatcaaatgagataagaatgcacttagcacagtgcatggcacatagtaagctctatatGAGAGCTCATCATTAGTTATTATTGATCTTTACAATAGACTTGTGGGGTTCAGTTATTTAGGTATCATTACTTCCATCTTACAAACTGAGGAAAGTGAATCTAAGGGATATGAAATAATTTGCCATGGTCACAGAATTAGTATcagggataggatttgaactcagacctcttTAGGCCCTGAGTCTAatgctcttttcattgtaccatacTTTCTCTTAGTTGCCTGAAGAGAATCTTACTGGAGACTGAGTTTATTCCTCAATACAAGTCCCTTTCTTCCAGGATGGAGTCCAACCTATACAGGTGGTTTTAGTCTTAGGAGGGTTTGGAAGATTGTTCTTAGTCACTACTCCCATCTTTGGGCTATTACTTCTACTCTGTCTGAAACCAACTTTCCAAGGCACAGCTTAAATCCCACCTACTCTGTGAGGCCTTCCTTGACTATCCACTACCCAgtgatctctctccctctcctcttaaCTATGGATTTTACAAATCTATGCTATGTCCCTGCCACTAGTTACATACTGTCCAGTAAGGCGTTCATGTGTATTGACCTTCCctcaactagattataaactccttgagtgtAGGGactatgttttaattttttttttctatttctccatgATGCCCAACATATTTTAAGTTTTCAATAAAAAATCAATGtctttagaaataatttagtttaACCAtatcatcttacagataagaaacctgGGTCCCAGACTTACACTTAGTCAAACAGTCAGTGAGCAGTCAAGTtaggtcaataagcatttctttctctttttttggggtgagacaattggggttaagtgacttgcccagggtcacacagctagtaagtgataagtgtctgaggctgaatttgaactcaggtcctcctgacttcagggctggtattctatccactgtaccacctagctgcccccgtcaataagcatttcttaataagaatttattattacTACGtacaggcactaggctaagtgctggaccactgtgctaagtagtCAAGCTAGTACAAGAACTTAGTTCTCTCAACTTTTAGTTCTAAAATTTGTCTACTCCCTCATGCTTTCACAGGATTAAGGGAGAACAaatgtagagctagaagggcccttaaAGGCATGGAGTCcaagtcccttattttacaaaagaggaaactgaggctaagagaaatgaaatgacttgtccaggatcacacagctagtttcttaCAAAGAATTTTAACCCATGACTGTCCTCCTCTGGGCTACCTACCTAAAtacctttaattatttttgtttgattgACAAATTAGGTAGTTAAGGTGGTACAGTTATTGTTGGGTCAACTGGAGGATGATTCCTGTCTATTCTGGGGtcacaggatcaaagatttagagctaccTTAAGTATTATCTAGTTAATACTCTCTCTTTGTTTCACAGCTAAGGAAGCTGACACCCAAATTTTcagagacttgctcaggatcacagagccagtaaTTGATAGTACTTTTCCCACTGTCCCACCTTGGGAGGAGAAACTGGGCACTGATGATACATACTGCCTATAAGACAGGGGGATATGTGAAGTAATTTCTACAAGAATGCTACTTGAGGGTACTGTTACCTCGGAAATTCAGGGGAGGAATAAATATTAATGTTCCATGATAACTCTGACTAAAAACTGACTAAAGATATGTCTTGCCTCTGGGTGAGGAGGCAGTGACATAAGCAATCTGAACCAGATGTGTGGCCAAGACTGGACTCCTAAGCTCAATGGCTACCAATGGACTGGGCCTAGAAAAGTTTCTAAGTTTCTTCCTATAGAAACTTATTTTTGATGAGTAATAAATACTGAGATGCCTTAAGATGGATGAGTCCAAAAAGGGTATGATGTGTTTATATAATGGTCAGTAATGGAAGTTTCAAAATTGTGCCTTCTTTCATTCTCACCATTTGTATATAAATTGGCCCTTGGAAAATGCTTAAATTGTATAAACTTACTGGACAGAGAGATTAgtatttacatgaaaaaaaacaaacaaacaaaccttaaaTACTTTGGCTCCTGAAATTCCTGCAACTGATTCTTCTGAGTAAGACAGATTCTGCTCAGTAAAAAATTCCCGTATAGCCAGTTCACTAATTTCTACTCCAACCACACTATGACCCAGGTCAGCAAACCTGTACATAGAAAACAGCACTGTTAATATTtattctctgttttgttttgggttttgtcaGATCAGTAATTCTATGGgtagagagaaaataatatatgAGGTAAATCCCTTCTACAGATGTAGAACAGCACTTGTTCTTCAATGCAATTTCTTCAAAATTTATATTATTAGAACTCTAAATCTGATATGAGATGACAGCAAGCTGAAATCTCCCATCTCTAAGGTCCATATGTTCAGATTCATCAGATTTTGGGGATGACACATGTCAACAATGAACACAATGGTTATTTGCATGCATTTAACAACCCACAAGTGCCAACAAATACTGAAAAGCTCAATTCATGTCTGCTTCAAGATGGAAGGGAATTATGCATATTAAGTCTTAAAACATCCACTGATTTAATATATATGGTAGAGTTGAGTAGTTTAAAGTTTCAAATAATACTCTGTATtagaaaaaatcttttaaaattatttacatgACCAGAATCCAACATATGTAAGCagaaaatgaatatttgttgtGGTCATCTCTGTAACAATGATAGCACATATGCAGCAAGCCCTCTCCCTTCAGTGGCAATGAATACTAATATAATAGCGGCTTTATGCCAGGTAAATACACCCTAATATTCATACACGGGCATTATTCTTAATACATAGTAGTCTTTCCACATCAGCAtagcattgactttttttttttccggggcaatgggggttaagtgacttgcccagggtcacacagctggtaagtgtcaagtgtctgaggccggatttgaactcaggtactcctgaatccagggccaatgctttatccactgtgccacctagccaccccctagcaTTGACTTTTAAGATCCAAGGATCATATTATCATAGATTTATAGGTAGTTCTGGCATTGAAGACTTAGTATTTTTTGCAGGTAACTttctttccctgccccaccccccagggcaatgagggttaagtgtcttgccaagggtcacacagctaataagtatcaagtatctgaggccgaatttgaactcaggtcctcctgaattcagggccagtgttttatccactgtgccacctagctgcccacttgtaGGTAACTTTCAATGAGTTTCTACCTCCTAGTTAACTCAGCATAGTTAAAGTATGGCCAAAGTAATGAAATTGAATCCTAAGTAAGTCCTTTAGATCTGCTCTACCTCATGTTTAGTCATGCCTTTAACCCCTGTCCGCTATCTCATAAATGCACACTGCTGTTATAACAGGGTGGTTAGTTAGATCTATGTAAAATCTGCTACTGGAAACAAGTCTAAGCATTTCTATTTTTGGTTTGTTGTGTTATCCCTTCATAAGATGTACAAGCCTTTGGCATAATATATTTAGAGAAGAGATCTTAATGGGGATCCGGCCCAACTCTCATttcaaactgaggcctagagaggaaaAAGTCGCCATGGAAGGAAGAGGCAAATTCAAACCTAGCtgttctggctccaaatccagttttctttctataCTCTAAAGTTGCCTCTGTGGCACCTGACTCGCCTCCTGGTTTCAAAGCACTTCTTTTTGCTTAtgagttcattaaaaaaatgctGTTACAtgttgttcgatgaagaactgtgaatgacttaactattctcaatcatacaatgatccaagacaatccctaaggactaatgatgaagaatactatccacctccaaagaaagaactgatattggctgaagtatgttattttttcactttctttctttcatcttttttcttttgagttttcttgtacaaaatgactaatatgataatgttttacataattgcacatgtataacctacatctgattagaagaggagaaatagaatttagaactcaaaactttaaataaaaatgtttattaaaataaaaacttttttaaaaggataaatacAAAGTTGCTTCAATAAAACGTATAAAAGTAACCagaatatatgaatacaatggaatactattgtgctgtaagaaatgatgagcaggaagagttcagagaaacctggagggtcttacgtgagctgatgatgagtgagatgagcagaaccagaagaacattgtacacagtatcatcaacattgagtgttgacctactgtgatggactatattcttctcaccaatgcaatggtacagaagagttccagggaactcatgatagaagaggatctccaaatccaagaaaaaaaaagaaagaactgtggagtatagatgctgattgaaccatattatttcttttgttttgggtgctgttgtgtttttttttttctattttgaggttttgcattactgctctgattttttctcttgtaacaggattaatgcagaaataggattaatgttattatgtgtatatatatgtatgtgtatatatctatatctatatgtatatgtatagagatatatagacataacctttatcagattacctgctgtctaggggagaggggagggagggagaaaaatctgaaattgtaaagcttgtataaacaaaagttgagaactatctttacatgtaacggaaaaaataaaataccttatacattaaaaaaaaaaagtaacccgAAAAATGCTGTGCTATAAGCCACAACTACCTCCCTAACTTCCAGTCTAGGAACATAATCCCTCCATAACAAAGTACTCTAAAAATCTTAAGGAAATCTTTAATATGAGGTATTACCCATATGTCATTTTTAAATTGTGTGGAAAATCCACTATATTatcatcaaaagaaaaattactggCATGTATCTGTTCTTACCATTTCATTTCAACTGCTTTTccacaaagagggaaaaataccCTGAGTCCCTTTCTGCCATTAAGAAATGTATTCATGTGTTTCCTTAATAAcctgggaagaagaagaaatgaacaaaatatattaacaaTTTTGAAAAAGCATTCATTACAATAGcaaaggatttgtgattttaaacatcacaaatgcTACCTCAataatgttctctttttcacttctttactagtaaaattaaaaataataacaaagcaaCCCCAAATCCCACAATCCCATTTCTGAATTACAAAGCAAtgaagctggggggcagctaggtggcacagtggataaagcaccagccttggattcaggagggcctgagttcaaatccagcctcagacacttgacacttactagctgtgtgaccctgggcaagtcacttaaccctcattgccccaccaaaaaacaaacaaaaaaccaaaaaactaaaactaaaacaaaaaacaaacaataacaaagcaATGAAGCTGGGTAAAATCTGGTTTTGCACTGTGATCTGAAGGTAACCCTCCAATGAAGTGAAAGCTCTTAGATGTTCTACTATGCTGGAAAGATGTAGTCAGAGGACCTTCTCACTCTCACTTTGGAAAGGCTCATCACAATGTAGGTCACAGACTGATTGattcattattttcaaaaatcatCTATTAAATGGTAGAGCAGCTATTCTCTGCATTGGAGCAGGGAATACCACAGATCCTTGAagtaaaagaaatgggaaaatgaatGCTTATAAGTCTTGTTTACCATTGGAATTTAGTTACCTGATATTTCTTCCAGGTCAGTTGAGTTTCCTGTTGCTAAAGTAGTGGGTTCCCAAAATATGTACTCAGATTTTAAGAAATACTTGGTAAATAATATGTAGAGAAACTATTGCTGATAATATaacctgttaagggttaaaattctagctaaactgtctaaaatatctaatgagtggtcgccaataaattataagcttcagcaagagttagacttttaagcatttattaaggagaataataatttggtaaagagagagagaaaggcctagattcctatctattaaagggagagcacatttctagctccgctctccaccagcgtcctcaggaaaaagcgcaagaccgagcgccagtctcttccttcctcctcccactcatccgcgtcacttcctgatgcctggtcttgccctcaaagaccttcgcttcatgggcagaactcttctacagtaagtctccagcaggtggcgttattccaatcgttacaaacccCTAAATATAAGTCT includes:
- the TPMT gene encoding thiopurine S-methyltransferase isoform X2 — protein: MDGSITVAGAKDHSALGEQQNKALTLEYWLQKWDQHNIGFHQEHGNQLLRKHMNTFLNGRKGLRVFFPLCGKAVEMKWFADLGHSVVGVEISELAIREFFTEQNLSYSEESVAGISGAKVFKSSSGTITLYCCSIFDLPRADVGKFDRIWDRGSLVAINPGDRECYARLMLSLVGKDFHYLLATLSYDPTKYSGSTCNIQCLEKVDALEERHKKWKIDYFIETLYLFTEK